One Calditrichia bacterium DNA window includes the following coding sequences:
- a CDS encoding HAMP domain-containing histidine kinase — MSLFQKYLFAITLLLVCMLGLMAYVIIQSVQRQLGGQYEQRLASAVQSVQQELSSRQHKIAAQLNELSGTITDDNDFRFYAAQTQDFTNPEVVRFASKYIKIMGLQLLDIMSADARLVSNGAEYIAFGGRFRERLSFLRNRVDTIKFTRFRGINKQTLCLTQIDSLQMGPQRFYLFGGIEVTSQLLNELRGDTTEIIAVQLPDSQIVASAGMSEKLRAEIAAGDSSLAAISNDGRYSIRMVTFPLLENRTEKQLRLLLFHPRNTYLQLMDTLENNIIFVMVGGFVLAIIISVLMALTVTRPLKRLTEKAGALTLETLDVDFDVRRRDEIGILNNALDRMMQRLRQNRVEISAAEQSGAFADIARQVNHDIKNGFVPIRNVMAHWEEVCRDEPENLPKIFSERKANVLESLEYLENLARRYSRLKPDIKPASINLNRMIANLLKNYETAKKSNVEFATTFDDRQPLINADAVQLRRAFENVLRNAIEALPDGGQISVKTEVTGSVVTITWADSGTGIPSEIREILFTEPVTTKPEGTGIGLANVKRIIDSFDGSVFISEIQPHGTAIIIELPLHGIGAE; from the coding sequence ATGAGTCTTTTTCAAAAATATTTATTTGCAATTACCCTGCTTTTGGTTTGCATGTTGGGATTGATGGCGTATGTTATCATCCAAAGCGTGCAGCGGCAGCTTGGCGGGCAATACGAACAACGGCTGGCTTCTGCGGTGCAATCGGTGCAGCAGGAATTATCCTCCCGGCAACACAAAATTGCAGCACAACTGAACGAACTTTCCGGCACTATTACTGATGATAACGACTTTCGTTTTTATGCCGCACAAACGCAGGATTTTACCAACCCGGAGGTTGTTCGATTCGCTTCCAAATACATAAAAATAATGGGTTTACAGCTTCTTGATATCATGAGTGCCGATGCCCGGCTGGTCAGCAATGGCGCAGAATATATCGCCTTTGGCGGGCGTTTTCGCGAACGCTTGAGCTTCCTCCGGAACCGGGTAGATACCATCAAATTTACCCGTTTCCGGGGCATCAACAAACAGACCCTTTGCCTCACGCAAATTGATTCGCTGCAAATGGGACCACAGCGATTTTATCTGTTTGGTGGCATTGAAGTGACTTCGCAATTGCTGAATGAATTGCGAGGCGATACCACCGAAATAATTGCCGTCCAACTGCCGGATTCGCAGATTGTTGCATCGGCGGGAATGAGCGAAAAGCTGCGCGCGGAAATCGCAGCCGGTGATAGTTCGCTTGCCGCAATCTCAAATGACGGGCGATATTCCATCCGGATGGTGACCTTTCCGCTGCTCGAAAACCGCACCGAAAAACAGCTCCGACTGCTGCTGTTTCACCCGCGAAACACATATTTGCAACTGATGGACACGTTGGAAAACAACATCATTTTTGTAATGGTTGGTGGATTTGTTCTGGCGATTATCATCTCCGTTTTAATGGCACTCACCGTTACCCGTCCATTAAAACGCCTCACCGAAAAAGCCGGTGCGCTTACGCTGGAAACGCTGGATGTGGATTTTGATGTGCGTCGCCGCGATGAAATTGGCATTCTAAACAACGCGCTGGACCGGATGATGCAACGGCTCCGCCAAAACCGGGTTGAAATTTCCGCAGCTGAACAAAGCGGCGCGTTTGCGGATATCGCCCGGCAGGTCAATCACGATATCAAAAATGGATTTGTGCCCATCCGAAACGTGATGGCGCATTGGGAAGAAGTGTGTCGCGATGAGCCGGAAAATTTGCCAAAAATATTCAGCGAACGGAAAGCAAATGTGCTGGAAAGTCTGGAATATCTGGAAAATCTGGCACGGCGATATTCACGATTGAAGCCGGATATCAAACCGGCGTCCATCAATTTGAACCGGATGATCGCCAATTTGCTGAAAAATTACGAAACCGCCAAAAAAAGCAATGTGGAATTCGCAACGACATTTGATGACCGCCAACCGTTGATCAACGCGGATGCGGTGCAGCTTCGCCGCGCGTTTGAAAACGTGCTGCGGAACGCCATCGAAGCGCTGCCGGATGGCGGGCAAATATCTGTAAAAACGGAAGTTACCGGAAGTGTAGTAACAATTACCTGGGCGGATAGCGGCACCGGAATTCCATCGGAAATCCGCGAAATTTTATTCACCGAGCCGGTAACCACAAAGCCGGAGGGCACGGGCATCGGGCTGGCAAATGTCAAACGTATCATCGATAGTTTTGATGGCAGCGTATTTATCAGCGAAATTCAGCCGCACGGCACCGCAATTATCATTGAGCTGCCGCTGCACGGCATTGGCGCGGAATAG
- a CDS encoding STAS domain-containing protein: MNIRHTYDEHRIVINLSGEFGPGDADEFLHRLNSLITTNTSDILIDFSHVSVFSTLCLAKLSLFYNSTAREQRQLRFTGLSAQLQQLFYIVDLDFLIVQAIQSPS, from the coding sequence ATGAACATTAGACACACTTACGATGAACACAGAATTGTGATTAACCTTTCGGGTGAATTTGGTCCGGGAGATGCAGACGAATTTTTGCATCGACTGAACAGCCTGATTACCACAAACACCAGCGACATTTTAATCGATTTTTCGCATGTCAGTGTTTTTTCAACCCTTTGTCTTGCAAAATTATCATTATTTTACAACAGCACGGCACGGGAACAGCGCCAATTGCGTTTTACAGGATTAAGCGCCCAGCTTCAGCAGCTATTCTATATTGTTGATCTGGATTTTTTGATTGTGCAGGCGATTCAAAGCCCCTCATAA
- a CDS encoding pentapeptide repeat-containing protein, which translates to MALFDKLRKLVSSDDFIDNFTKDEPDEIAMPNVPKIKPEKAPDNPKPDSQIPKVVTEDDSFVSVLDDVFESNPKVAETLEIATSRTKTVSEGNAQVVKPVATKQPQSIVSDVPNREHLEKLNGGVAAWNLWRLANPQIQPDLRNADLRGMNLSCYILDNSKLSGANLAGSNCWQARFIRADLRHANLSKADFRDANLENANFENAKTDGMLTGEILFQSVMPEKGTVPAMLPQSST; encoded by the coding sequence ATGGCATTATTTGATAAATTGCGAAAATTGGTATCAAGTGACGATTTCATCGATAATTTTACAAAAGATGAACCAGACGAAATTGCAATGCCGAATGTGCCGAAAATCAAGCCGGAAAAAGCGCCGGACAACCCCAAGCCCGATTCCCAAATTCCCAAAGTAGTTACCGAAGATGATAGCTTTGTATCTGTTTTGGATGACGTTTTTGAATCAAATCCCAAAGTTGCGGAAACGCTTGAAATTGCCACATCGCGAACCAAAACCGTATCTGAGGGCAATGCTCAAGTTGTAAAGCCGGTGGCTACCAAACAGCCACAATCAATAGTGTCGGATGTTCCCAATCGCGAACATCTTGAAAAATTGAACGGCGGTGTTGCCGCATGGAATCTGTGGCGATTGGCCAATCCGCAAATTCAACCGGATTTGCGAAATGCCGATTTGCGCGGCATGAATTTGAGCTGCTATATTTTGGATAATTCAAAACTTTCGGGAGCAAATTTAGCGGGCAGTAATTGTTGGCAGGCACGATTTATTCGAGCTGATTTAAGACATGCAAACTTGAGTAAGGCAGATTTCCGTGATGCCAATCTGGAAAACGCCAATTTTGAAAATGCAAAAACTGACGGCATGTTGACGGGAGAAATATTGTTTCAGTCGGTAATGCCGGAAAAGGGAACTGTTCCGGCAATGTTGCCACAAAGCAGCACGTAA
- a CDS encoding transcriptional regulator, with translation MPNKSENPYSALKGIFHEPNRLAIISALSSAPDGLTFKSLKDQCDLTDGNLSRHLKALEDANVVLIDKRFIGAKPQTKAMLTDEGRESFVEYLKVLEEVLKMAAEAVVTGDPDVQLPFARIKTA, from the coding sequence ATGCCCAACAAATCTGAAAATCCATACAGCGCTTTAAAGGGCATTTTTCATGAACCCAACCGGTTGGCAATTATTTCTGCATTGAGCAGCGCACCGGATGGGCTGACATTCAAATCGCTCAAGGATCAGTGCGATTTAACCGACGGTAATCTTAGCCGGCACTTGAAAGCGTTGGAAGACGCAAATGTGGTGCTTATCGACAAGCGGTTTATCGGCGCAAAGCCGCAAACCAAAGCAATGCTGACCGACGAGGGTCGCGAAAGCTTTGTGGAATATCTGAAAGTTCTGGAAGAAGTGCTAAAGATGGCTGCCGAAGCCGTTGTCACCGGCGACCCGGATGTTCAATTACCGTTTGCCCGTATCAAAACGGCTTGA
- a CDS encoding isoprenyl transferase, whose translation MIGVLKRATTHEEALQQLIEQGHEMPRHIAIIMDGNGRWAKRRTLPRAAGHREGVKSVRTIVEKAGKLGIGYLTLYTFSKENWRRPETEVSMLMKLLVSSLRKEIDDLMEKNVRLRTIGDMNDLPAEARDEMYAAEERTRFNTGLNLNLALSYSSRTEMVQAMQAIATRVRDGQLRIEDIDEHTVSGALYTNDIPDPDLLIRTSGEQRISNFLLWQLAYSELYITRTLWPDFRAEALCEALINYLHRERRFGMTSEQIQK comes from the coding sequence ATGATTGGTGTTCTGAAGCGAGCAACAACCCATGAGGAAGCACTTCAACAATTGATCGAACAAGGCCACGAAATGCCCCGCCATATTGCCATTATTATGGATGGAAACGGTCGCTGGGCGAAACGCAGAACGTTGCCACGCGCCGCCGGGCATCGCGAAGGTGTAAAATCCGTGCGGACAATTGTGGAAAAAGCCGGCAAGCTTGGCATCGGTTATTTGACACTTTACACTTTTTCAAAAGAAAACTGGCGTCGCCCGGAAACCGAAGTTTCCATGTTGATGAAGCTGTTAGTCAGCTCGCTCCGCAAAGAAATTGATGATCTGATGGAGAAAAATGTTCGGCTACGCACCATCGGCGACATGAATGATTTGCCTGCAGAAGCCCGCGATGAGATGTACGCCGCCGAAGAACGCACCCGTTTTAACACAGGGCTAAATTTAAATTTAGCATTAAGTTACAGTAGCCGCACAGAAATGGTTCAGGCAATGCAGGCAATCGCAACCCGAGTTCGCGACGGGCAATTGCGCATCGAAGATATTGACGAGCACACCGTTTCCGGCGCATTGTACACCAACGATATTCCGGATCCCGATTTGCTGATCCGCACCAGCGGTGAGCAACGCATCAGCAATTTCTTGCTATGGCAACTTGCATATTCGGAGCTTTACATTACACGAACATTGTGGCCGGATTTCCGCGCAGAGGCACTTTGTGAAGCGCTTATTAATTACCTCCATCGCGAACGACGTTTCGGCATGACCAGCGAACAAATTCAAAAATGA
- a CDS encoding bifunctional folylpolyglutamate synthase/dihydrofolate synthase has protein sequence MTAYQETLNFLFGLQRVGIKLGLENIRTLLNAIDNPQLNYPTIHLAGTNGKGSTAAMLTAILRESGYRVAQYTSPHLIDFSERIQVNGQPIPESEVVQFTRQIRPLVEKIQSSFFEVTTALAFWYFAKQQPDIAIIETGLGGRLDATNTLQPLLTLITPIDFDHQIFLGNTIRQIAAEKAGIIKSGVSCLTNNRVPEVLDVLETTCSERGASFTNVLLNSKYHIEKYEFQSTVCDVEIDNFMLPGLRIALPGEHQVENALLAIAAVRKLPNDWQISENAIRNGLASVQWPGRIHQVSHNPDIVIDVSHNPAGFAKTFSFIKKFYRPEQIHVLTFLQNDKDLQKIADCIALHTKDVRIIDLNAGKPLNPHMFAAAFEQTTAAACIYPDLKAALPKQNNQHNRKELWLIIGSHYLAGEAYKIF, from the coding sequence ATGACCGCATATCAGGAAACCCTCAACTTTTTATTCGGCTTACAGCGTGTGGGTATAAAACTTGGATTGGAAAATATCCGCACGCTGCTAAACGCAATCGATAACCCGCAACTCAATTATCCCACAATTCACCTTGCCGGAACCAATGGCAAAGGTTCTACCGCAGCAATGCTGACGGCTATTTTGCGAGAAAGCGGCTATCGTGTCGCGCAATACACATCGCCGCATTTGATCGATTTCAGCGAACGAATTCAGGTTAACGGGCAACCGATTCCCGAATCGGAAGTTGTGCAGTTTACCAGGCAAATCCGCCCGTTGGTTGAAAAAATCCAGTCATCGTTTTTTGAAGTGACAACCGCATTGGCATTCTGGTATTTTGCGAAACAGCAGCCGGATATTGCCATCATCGAAACCGGGCTTGGCGGGCGGCTGGATGCAACAAACACCCTTCAACCGTTGCTGACCCTCATTACGCCAATCGATTTTGATCATCAAATATTTTTGGGAAATACCATCCGGCAAATTGCCGCAGAAAAAGCCGGCATCATCAAATCCGGCGTGTCGTGCCTAACCAATAATCGCGTTCCGGAAGTGCTGGACGTTTTGGAAACGACCTGCAGTGAGCGCGGCGCATCTTTCACTAACGTGCTGTTAAACAGCAAGTATCATATTGAAAAATATGAATTTCAATCGACTGTTTGCGATGTGGAAATTGACAATTTTATGTTGCCTGGATTGAGAATCGCACTCCCCGGCGAACATCAGGTGGAAAACGCACTGCTGGCAATTGCCGCTGTTCGCAAGTTGCCAAATGACTGGCAAATTTCGGAAAACGCAATCCGGAACGGGTTGGCATCTGTGCAGTGGCCTGGCAGAATTCACCAGGTTTCCCACAACCCGGATATCGTGATCGATGTGTCCCACAATCCGGCGGGATTTGCCAAAACGTTTTCATTTATCAAAAAATTTTATCGACCGGAACAAATTCATGTGCTCACGTTTTTACAAAATGATAAAGATTTGCAAAAAATTGCCGATTGTATTGCCCTGCACACCAAAGATGTGCGAATAATCGACCTCAATGCCGGAAAACCGCTGAATCCCCATATGTTTGCAGCGGCATTCGAACAAACTACCGCTGCTGCATGTATTTATCCGGATTTGAAAGCTGCTTTACCGAAACAAAATAACCAACACAATCGGAAGGAACTCTGGTTGATTATCGGGTCTCATTATCTCGCAGGTGAAGCTTATAAAATTTTTTAA
- the rho gene encoding transcription termination factor Rho: MLDLESLKTLKISELNQIAQELEIQGTSGMKKQELIFKILEEQTAQEGLIFSEGVLEVLPDGYGFLRSPKFNYLPGQDDIYVSPSQIKRFDLRTGDIVQGQIRPPKDNERFFALLRVEAVNYESPDKKRDITLFDNLTPIYPIERLNLEGASKDYTMRIMNLLTPIGKGQRGLIVSPPRAGKTVIMQKLANAIMQNNPEVTMIVLLIDERPEEVTDMERSVKAEVIASTFDEPPERHVAVADMVLEKAKRLVEYGRDVVILLDSITRLARAHNTVVPHSGKILSGGVDSNALRHPKRFFGAARNIEEGGSLSILATALVQTGSRMDEVIFEEFKGTGNMEIVLDRRLADRRIFPAVDINSSGTRKEELLLNKKELGRVWVLRKLLNEMNPIEAMEFLVNKMRSTRSNDDFLNSMSS, from the coding sequence ATGCTGGATTTAGAATCCTTAAAGACGTTGAAAATCTCGGAGCTTAACCAGATTGCCCAGGAATTGGAAATTCAGGGCACCTCCGGGATGAAAAAACAGGAGCTAATCTTCAAAATTCTCGAAGAACAAACCGCACAGGAAGGTTTGATTTTCTCCGAAGGTGTTTTGGAAGTACTCCCCGATGGCTACGGTTTTTTGCGCTCCCCAAAATTCAATTATCTCCCCGGACAGGATGACATCTACGTTTCGCCCTCACAAATCAAACGATTTGATTTGCGAACCGGCGATATTGTTCAGGGCCAAATTCGTCCCCCGAAAGATAACGAACGGTTTTTCGCATTGCTTCGCGTTGAAGCTGTCAACTATGAAAGCCCGGACAAAAAACGTGACATCACACTTTTTGACAACCTTACACCGATTTATCCGATTGAACGATTGAATCTTGAAGGTGCGTCGAAAGATTACACCATGCGAATCATGAACTTGCTGACGCCCATCGGTAAAGGCCAGCGGGGATTGATTGTATCGCCCCCGCGCGCCGGTAAAACCGTGATTATGCAGAAGTTGGCCAACGCAATTATGCAAAATAATCCGGAAGTAACCATGATTGTTTTGCTCATTGACGAACGCCCGGAAGAAGTAACGGACATGGAGCGCAGCGTAAAAGCAGAGGTCATAGCTTCTACATTTGACGAGCCGCCGGAACGCCACGTTGCCGTTGCGGATATGGTTTTGGAAAAAGCCAAACGCCTCGTTGAATACGGACGCGACGTGGTTATTCTGCTCGACTCCATCACCCGTTTGGCACGGGCACACAACACGGTTGTCCCGCACTCCGGCAAAATCCTTTCCGGTGGTGTGGACTCCAACGCCCTTCGTCACCCGAAGCGGTTTTTCGGCGCTGCCCGAAATATCGAAGAAGGCGGCAGCCTCAGCATCCTCGCAACCGCGCTGGTACAAACCGGATCGCGGATGGACGAAGTGATCTTCGAAGAATTTAAAGGAACCGGTAACATGGAAATTGTGCTCGATCGTCGTTTGGCTGATCGCCGCATCTTCCCGGCTGTCGATATCAACAGCTCCGGTACCCGTAAAGAAGAATTGTTGCTCAACAAAAAAGAACTCGGTCGTGTTTGGGTATTGCGTAAATTGTTGAATGAAATGAACCCCATCGAAGCGATGGAATTCCTGGTTAACAAAATGCGCAGCACACGCAGCAATGACGATTTCCTGAACAGCATGAGCTCATAA
- a CDS encoding type B 50S ribosomal protein L31 produces the protein MKAEGHPKYQMVVFKDISTDFSILTRSTVTSKETIEWEDGKEYPLVKLELSSASHPFFTGKQHLVDTAGRVEKFLKKYGDRR, from the coding sequence ATGAAAGCAGAAGGTCATCCGAAATATCAAATGGTGGTTTTTAAGGATATCTCCACCGATTTTTCCATTCTGACCCGCTCCACGGTAACATCCAAAGAAACGATTGAGTGGGAAGATGGTAAAGAATATCCGTTGGTCAAGCTGGAATTGTCCAGTGCATCTCATCCGTTCTTTACAGGCAAACAGCATTTGGTGGATACCGCCGGACGTGTTGAAAAATTCCTGAAAAAATACGGCGACCGCCGATAG
- the prfA gene encoding peptide chain release factor 1, whose product MLDKLKNIEQKFQKIADEMADPGIASDHSKYSKLAQEYSDLEPLVLKYREYRAVLNSISESKNLLMESSDDELRELAKMELEESEDKKEILTKEIQRLLVPPDPNDLKNTILEIRAGTGGDEAAIFAGDLYRMYARFCELNRWKMDPVSLSEGEHGGFKEIIVSIRGKGAYGKLKYESGVHRVQRVPETESQGRIHTSAASVVVMPEVDDVDVQVNPNDLIIDVYRSSGPGGQSVNTTDSAVRITHKPTGLVVTCQDEKSQLKNKDKALKVLKARLYDIELNKQHDEISSQRRSMIRSGDRSEKIRTYNYPQGRVTDHRIGLTLYRLNEIINGEVDMLIDELQLADQSERLKIEMNDGA is encoded by the coding sequence ATGTTAGACAAACTGAAGAACATCGAGCAAAAATTCCAGAAAATCGCTGATGAAATGGCCGATCCGGGCATCGCCAGCGATCACAGCAAATACTCAAAACTGGCGCAAGAATACTCCGATCTCGAGCCGCTGGTGCTGAAATATCGCGAATATCGCGCTGTTTTGAACAGCATTTCAGAATCCAAAAATCTTTTGATGGAATCATCTGACGACGAACTGCGCGAGCTTGCCAAAATGGAATTGGAAGAATCGGAAGATAAAAAAGAGATTCTGACCAAAGAAATTCAACGATTATTGGTACCACCGGACCCGAACGATTTGAAAAACACAATTCTGGAAATTCGTGCCGGCACCGGTGGTGACGAAGCAGCGATTTTTGCAGGTGATTTATATCGCATGTACGCCCGTTTTTGCGAATTGAATCGCTGGAAAATGGACCCCGTAAGTTTAAGCGAAGGTGAACACGGCGGATTTAAAGAAATTATTGTGTCCATCCGGGGTAAAGGCGCATACGGAAAACTGAAATATGAAAGCGGTGTTCACCGGGTGCAACGCGTGCCCGAAACAGAATCGCAGGGACGCATTCACACATCCGCGGCCAGCGTTGTGGTAATGCCGGAAGTGGACGATGTTGACGTGCAAGTTAACCCAAATGATCTGATTATCGATGTATACCGTTCATCCGGACCCGGCGGGCAATCGGTAAATACCACCGACTCCGCAGTGCGGATCACCCACAAACCAACCGGTTTGGTGGTTACCTGTCAGGATGAAAAATCGCAGCTTAAAAATAAAGACAAAGCCCTGAAAGTGTTGAAAGCACGGTTGTACGACATCGAGTTAAACAAACAGCACGACGAAATTTCCAGCCAGCGCCGGAGCATGATTCGCAGCGGCGACCGCAGCGAAAAAATTCGTACCTATAATTATCCGCAGGGGCGCGTAACGGATCACCGGATCGGGCTTACATTGTATCGATTGAATGAAATTATCAACGGCGAAGTGGATATGTTGATCGATGAGCTGCAGCTTGCCGATCAATCCGAGCGGCTAAAAATTGAAATGAATGATGGCGCATGA
- the prmC gene encoding peptide chain release factor N(5)-glutamine methyltransferase → MTKIWTVKKILDWTNQFFTEKQVPEARLSAEWLLADVLSCRRIELYLQFDRILTPDERAAFREFVKRRAAREPVQYILGETEFYGFPIKVTPDVLIPRPETELLVDFTVDYFRTNQDIPQVIMDIGTGSGCIAIALAKRLVDASVSAVDISEAALAVAKTNAVLNDADIHFHHADFLKMDNLSDKKFSVIVSNPPYVAETDWPGVQPEVRNFEPKTALLAGKDGLDFYRQLIPQLKNWLSPNGAVFLEVGYNQALEVKGFLDEANFSTEIKKDYHNIDRIVTGTKLPPIHR, encoded by the coding sequence ATGACAAAAATCTGGACTGTCAAAAAAATACTTGATTGGACAAACCAATTTTTTACGGAAAAGCAGGTGCCGGAAGCCCGCCTCAGCGCCGAGTGGCTGCTTGCCGATGTGCTTTCCTGCCGGCGCATCGAACTTTATCTCCAATTTGACCGCATTTTGACACCTGATGAACGCGCCGCTTTTCGCGAATTTGTTAAGCGCCGCGCCGCACGCGAACCCGTTCAATATATTCTCGGCGAAACAGAATTTTACGGATTTCCCATAAAAGTCACGCCGGACGTGCTCATCCCCCGCCCCGAAACAGAATTATTGGTCGATTTTACTGTTGACTATTTTCGGACAAATCAAGATATTCCTCAAGTTATCATGGATATTGGCACCGGCAGCGGTTGCATTGCCATAGCTTTGGCAAAACGTTTGGTGGATGCATCCGTTAGCGCCGTTGATATCAGCGAGGCTGCACTTGCCGTTGCGAAAACGAACGCGGTTTTGAATGATGCAGATATCCATTTTCACCACGCTGATTTTCTGAAAATGGATAATTTGTCAGACAAAAAATTCAGTGTTATTGTCAGCAATCCGCCATACGTCGCAGAAACTGATTGGCCCGGCGTTCAGCCTGAGGTGCGTAATTTCGAGCCAAAAACCGCGCTGCTAGCGGGAAAAGACGGACTGGATTTTTACCGTCAGCTTATTCCGCAACTAAAAAACTGGCTATCGCCGAACGGCGCAGTGTTTCTGGAAGTCGGCTATAACCAGGCTTTGGAAGTAAAGGGATTTTTAGACGAGGCAAACTTTTCCACCGAAATCAAAAAAGATTACCACAACATCGACAGAATCGTTACCGGTACGAAATTGCCGCCGATCCACCGCTAA